A DNA window from Daucus carota subsp. sativus chromosome 3, DH1 v3.0, whole genome shotgun sequence contains the following coding sequences:
- the LOC108213093 gene encoding UDP-glycosyltransferase 82A1, which produces MTNQNRPKIILVPYPAQGHVTPIIKLASLLARQGFEPVVITTEFIHRSISHQIDRWNEISFIGIPDGIEEGSPRDFFATERAMENVMPASLERILVKSRAEEEQGGGVIACLMVDLLASWAIKVGRQRGIPVAGFWPAMVEIYHLIKAIPDMIRTGFISDSGIPRCQGPMLLKSVEPSISSDDLPWLIGTSAQRQARFIFWNRTMDRSRSLRWLLVITNPNHYCNNNKQPKQINTNDESDDHPQILPIGFPTDDRRTKHVSFWEEDHSCLDWLNNQNDGSVLYISFGSWVSPIEETKVKSLALALEALARPFLWVLGANWRQGLPTGYIKKVSQFGQIVSWAPQLKVLQHKAVRCYLTHCGWNSTVEAIQCRKPMLCYPIAGDQFLNCKYIVEVWRLGIRLSGLGKQDLESGIKFLVKDDTIDKRLVELNERMMGKEARFRMMNNMAGFTDSILKLMSEDARM; this is translated from the exons ATGACTAACCAAAACAGACCAAAAATCATTTTAGTTCCTTATCCGGCACAAGGGCATGTCACTCCCATAATCAAATTAGCTTCGCTTCTCGCTCGTCAGGGTTTCGAACCTGTAGTCATCACCACAGAGTTTATTCATCGTTCGATATCACATCAAATCGACAGGTGGAATGAGATCTCCTTTATTGGAATACCGGACGGGATCGAAGAAGGGAGTCCTCGTGACTTCTTTGCCACGGAAAGAGCTATGGAAAACGTTATGCCCGCGTCTCTGGAAAGAATACTTGTGAAGTCTCGAGCAGAGGAGGAACAAGGTGGGGGTGTAATTGCATGTTTGATGGTAGATTTGTTGGCTTCATGGGCTATTAAAGTTGGCAGGCAAAGGGGGATACCAGTAGCGGGATTTTGGCCCGCTATGGTCGAAATATATCATTTGATCAAAGCCATACCTGACATGATCCGAACCGGGTTTATTTCTGATTCAG GTATTCCACGATGTCAAGGTCCAATGTTGCTGAAATCAGTGGAGCCTAGCATAAGTTCAGATGATCTGCCCTGGCTAATCGGAACATCAGCTCAAAGACAAGCAAGATTTATTTTCTGGAACAGAACCATGGACAGATCCAGGTCCCTTCGGTGGCTCCTAGTCATCACTAACCCGAATCATTATTGCAACAATAACAAGCAACCAAAACAGATCAATACTAATGACGAGTCTGATGATCACCCACAAATCCTCCCAATCGGATTTCCAACTGACGACCGCAGAACTAAACATGTCAGCTTTTGGGAAGAAGATCATAGTTGCCTAGATTGGCTAAATAACCAAAACGATGGCTCTGTTTTGTACATTTCATTTGGAAGTTGGGTTAGCCCGATTGAAGAAACGAAAGTAAAAAGTCTAGCATTAGCCCTCGAAGCCTTGGCACGACCATTTTTATGGGTACTAGGAGCCAACTGGCGTCAGGGATTACCAACAGGATATATAAAAAAGGTTTCACAGTTTGGCCAGATTGTGTCATGGGCACCGCAACTGAAAGTTCTTCAACATAAGGCTGTGAGATGTTATTTAACACATTGCGGTTGGAATTCGACTGTGGAGGCGATACAATGCAGGAAACCGATGTTATGTTATCCTATTGCCGGGGATCAGTTTCTGAATTGCAAGTACATTGTTGAGGTTTGGCGACTCGGCATTAGATTAAGCGGATTGGGAAAGCAAGATTTGGAAAGTGGTATAAAGTTTTTAGTGAAGGATGATACAATAGATAAAAGATTGGTGGAATTGAATGAGAGAATGATGGGAAAAGAAGCTAGATTCAGAATGATGAATAATATGGCTGGGTTTACTGATTCCATACTTAAACTAATGTCAGAGGATGCAAGAATGTAG